Below is a genomic region from Persicimonas caeni.
TGTCATCTTCAGTTATGAGAAAGACCTTCTTCATGCGTGCTCACAGGCTTCCGCCGAGTTCTTCAATCTGTCGGAGCATCTCGCGCTTGGTGGCCACCGGTACGGTCTCCTTGGTGGCGATTCGCTTGAGGTACTCTTTGAACGACTTGACCGCCAGCTTGTTCTTGCGCATGCGCTTGTAGAGATAGCCAAGCGTGCGGAAGACCTCCGGGTCGTCATAGCCGTAGCGCACTGCGTTTTGCAGGTGCTCGACACTCTCGAGCTCCTTGCCGGTGTACTGCAGTGCCATGCCGAGCTTGTACTGGACTTCGGCATGCTCGGGACGCTTCTCGAGGACGTCCTCGAAGTTCTCGATCGCCTCGTCATAGTTCTGCTCGCCGTAGTTGGCTTCGCCCATGGCGATGAGCGCCTCGGTCATGTCGGGCGCCAACTCCAGCGCGCGGGCAATGTCCTGCTTGCCCTGCACCGAGTAGCCGAGTCGAGACAGCAGGCGGCCGCGGCGCACGTACAGTTGCGGGTTGGTCAAACCGTAGCTCTCGTCGACGGCCGTGGCCTTGCGGTACTCCTCGAGTGCCTGCGTAAGGCGCTCTTCGGCCTCGTAGGAACGTCCCATCCAGTAACGAAATTCTCCTTCGTTGGGACGGTAATCGAGAACGTGGCGGAAGATCTTCATCGCCTTCTTGTAGTCGCCCTGCTCGAAGGCCGTACGACCCACGAAGAAGTACGCGTCGTGGTAGCGAGGGTCGAGTTCGTAGGCCTTGTTGAAGTCCTCGCGCGCCGTATCGAAGTTCCCCTGGTCGAAGTAGATGCGACCGCGGATGAAGATATACTCCTGATTCTTGGGGTACTGCTCGATGACCTTGTTGATCTGCTCGACGGCCTTGGCGAAGCGCTCGGACTGGCGATAAGCGTCGGCCAGGTAAGCCGACAGGCGGATGTCCTGGATCCCCTCTTCTTTAGCTCGCTCGAGGAGGGTCAGCGCCTTTTCGTCTTCGCCGTTCTCCAGGTACATGCGCGCCAGCGCCAGGCGAGCCGGCCAGTAGTTCGGGTCGCGCTGCAGCGATGCCTTGTACCACTGCTCGGCCAGGTCGCGTCGGTTGCTCATCTTGAAGTAGGCGGCGACGTCGGTGGCGACGCCGGCGTCGATCTGCTCGGGCTGCTGGCGAATCTGCTGGATATGAGATTCGGCTTTCTCGACGTCTTCGTCGACCTTCCAGGCCAACTGCGCGAGGGCCGCGTGGGCCGACAGCAGCGCCGGGTCGATTTGCACGGCGCGCTGCAGCGCCTTTTGGGCGTCGAAGAACGCACCGCGTTTGCGGTTGAGCTTGCCCAGGTACAGCGGGAAGCGTGCGTCGTTCGGGAAGAGCTTCTCGCCCTCCTCGAGCTGGCGGATCGCTTCGTCCCACTTCTCCAGGCCCATATACGAGCGCACGATACCGAGCATCACCTCGGGATCCTTTTCGCCCAAATTCTTGTTGCTCGTAAAGAAGTTCAGCGCCTCCTGATACTTTTCGGCGGCGGCATACTCCTCGGCCAGCGCGCGTAGCGTATCGGTGCGGCTGGCGTCGATGCTCAGCGCCTGGGTGTACGCTTTGATCGCCTCTTCGCTCTGCTGGCGTGCCGAGTGGACGCGGCCGACCAGGTGGTGGGCACGAGCCTGCTCGTTGGCGGCTGCGAGTTGCTTGAACTTGCTGAGCACCTTCTCGAGGCTCTCGGTGGCGTTGTTCAAGTCGCCGCGCTCGTAGTAGGCCTCGCCAAGGTCGACCAACGAGGCGATATGCTGCTCCGATTTTTCCAGTGCCGACTTCCATGCGGCGATGGCCTTCTGGCGGTCACCGCCGAGTTCGTACAGACGTCCGAGCCAGTAGTGGGGCAGGGCGGCCTTGGCGTTCGCCTCACTGGCGGCCTTCAATGCCGTGCGTGCGCGGGCGGCCAGTTGCTTGGCGGTGCTGTCGAAACCCGTGGACTTGGCGATCTTCTTTTTGACTTGTTTGTCTTTGGCCGCGGGCTCGTCTTTCGCTTCGGGCGCCTCTTCGGCGCGCTTGTCGCCGGCCGCTTTGTCGTCCGGCTTCTCAGCTCCTTCGCCAGCCTTCTCAGCGTCGGCAACCTCGCCTTGTTTGGGCTCTTCAGCTCCGTTGGCTTCGGCGCCCTCACCGTCAGCCTTGCCCTTTTCGGCGGCGTCTTTCTTCGCCGCGTCCTCGGTCTCCTTTTCACCCGGCTCGTTTTCGGCCTTCGGTGCAGCAGCATCGTCGGCGCCCAGGTGCTTCTCGAGGGCGATGACGTCACCGACGCCCATCATCAGCTGAGCGTAGTAGCCGAGCTCGCCCGACTCACCGACCAGCGGCTCGAGGTACGAGCGCGCGGCGTCGGCGCTGCCGCTTTGAGCTTCGTAAGCTCCGCGAGCCAAGGCTTCCCAGCCGCCCGATGCATTGGCGTACTTCTTGGCGAGTTTGGCGGCGTGTTTGGCGACGTCTTTGTCGTCATAGCGCGACAGGAAAAGCGACTCGACGACAAGCAGCTTGGGCTCCTCGCCGGCGTCGAGCTTGGCCTTTTTCGACTGGTCGATGACCGCCAGTAGATCCCCGTAGTTGTCCGAGGAGGCCATCTTCATGTCGACGGTCTTGGGGCCGGTGTCTTTGACGACCTTTTTGACCTCATCGCCAGAATCGGCGAAGAAATACGAGTAGATGCCATAGCCGGCACCGCCGATCACCAACAGGGCGACCAACGGCACGCCGATCATGGTGGTCAAGCCACGCTTTTTGTCCTCTTCGACGGCTTCATCGCGCGTCTTTTGTGCCGGAATGCCTCGCGAGGCGGGCTGACGCGGGCCAGAGGAGGCGGGGCGGAACGGATCGTCGTCGTCGAGGCCACCGTCATCCAGGCCGGCATCGTCGAAGCCACCGCCAAAGTCGTCATCCCACGAATCGCCGCCACCGTCGTCGAAACGTCCGGTATCGAAGGCGTCGTCGGCCGGGGCGCTGCCCATCAGATCGTCGCCCCACTCACCCGATTTGCCGGCGAGGTCGTCAGGACCCCCGTCGTCTCCGGCTGCATCGGCCGAGTCGTCCAGGAAGGAGAAGCTGGCGTCACCCGACAGAAAGTCGTCGTCCTCACCTCCGCCATCGTCGAACAGCGCGTCGGCTTCTAGGCCGCCATCTTCAAAGAGATCGTCCTCGTCGTCATCGGCCGGCGCGGCGAATAGGTCCTCGGAGTCTTCGTCGCCAAAGCCGGCGTCTGCGCCACCGTCCGGTGCTCCAAAAGGATCATCGTCGACCGGCGCGGCAAACAGATCGTCGTCGTCCTCTTCGGCCGCAGGCGCGTCGAACAGGTCGTCGTCATCGTCGGGGGCGCCGAAGAGATCATCTTCGTCCTCTTCGGGGGTGCCGAATAGGTCGTCTTCGTCGTCGTCGACGGGAGCGCCGAACAGGTCGTCCTCGTCATCGTCGACGGGAGCGCCAAACAGGTCGTCCTCGTCGTCGTCGTCGACGGGAGCGCCCGGGGCGCCGAACAGATCGTCTTCGTCGTCGTCGACGGGAGCGCCGAATAGGTCGTCCTCGTCGTCGGCCGGAGCGCCGAACAGATCGTCTGCGTCGTCGTCGACGGGAGCGCCGAACAGATCGTCCTCGTCGTCGAGCGGAGCGCTGAACGGATCATCGTCTTGCGCGATCGGCAGGGCGTCCTCGCCTTTGGCTTGCGGCAGACTGTCGCTGCCTTTGGCCGCAGGAAGACTGCCGTTCTTCGAGGCGGGCAAGTCAGGGGCGCCCGATTTGGCTTGCGGCAGCCCGGTCGATGCGGACTGTGGCAGGCCGGTCGATGCGGACTGTGGCAGGCCGGCTTCTTTCGACTGTGGCAGCCCGGCGGCGTCTTTG
It encodes:
- a CDS encoding tetratricopeptide repeat protein encodes the protein MNITCPSCSAEYEVDSSRVPADGLSMRCPKCSHTFQVDPDDVQDDGGSTLLGASGRSGKVDRFFVKRPTGKVFGPFDKNAIRMMLEAGKLSGDAEVSADKESWQGLDEIPEFAEYASGGDDPGMNPGGTMLGGWASSVVDDDEPELPQARPPQLPKAKGDGPGLPAPKGADLPKAKDNGPGLPAPKGAGLPKPKGDGPGLPKPKGGRPGLPKPKGLNLPKPKGDGPGLPASKDAAGLPASKDAAGLPQSKEAGLPQSASTGLPQSASTGLPQAKSGAPDLPASKNGSLPAAKGSDSLPQAKGEDALPIAQDDDPFSAPLDDEDDLFGAPVDDDADDLFGAPADDEDDLFGAPVDDDEDDLFGAPGAPVDDDDEDDLFGAPVDDDEDDLFGAPVDDDEDDLFGTPEEDEDDLFGAPDDDDDLFDAPAAEEDDDDLFAAPVDDDPFGAPDGGADAGFGDEDSEDLFAAPADDDEDDLFEDGGLEADALFDDGGGEDDDFLSGDASFSFLDDSADAAGDDGGPDDLAGKSGEWGDDLMGSAPADDAFDTGRFDDGGGDSWDDDFGGGFDDAGLDDGGLDDDDPFRPASSGPRQPASRGIPAQKTRDEAVEEDKKRGLTTMIGVPLVALLVIGGAGYGIYSYFFADSGDEVKKVVKDTGPKTVDMKMASSDNYGDLLAVIDQSKKAKLDAGEEPKLLVVESLFLSRYDDKDVAKHAAKLAKKYANASGGWEALARGAYEAQSGSADAARSYLEPLVGESGELGYYAQLMMGVGDVIALEKHLGADDAAAPKAENEPGEKETEDAAKKDAAEKGKADGEGAEANGAEEPKQGEVADAEKAGEGAEKPDDKAAGDKRAEEAPEAKDEPAAKDKQVKKKIAKSTGFDSTAKQLAARARTALKAASEANAKAALPHYWLGRLYELGGDRQKAIAAWKSALEKSEQHIASLVDLGEAYYERGDLNNATESLEKVLSKFKQLAAANEQARAHHLVGRVHSARQQSEEAIKAYTQALSIDASRTDTLRALAEEYAAAEKYQEALNFFTSNKNLGEKDPEVMLGIVRSYMGLEKWDEAIRQLEEGEKLFPNDARFPLYLGKLNRKRGAFFDAQKALQRAVQIDPALLSAHAALAQLAWKVDEDVEKAESHIQQIRQQPEQIDAGVATDVAAYFKMSNRRDLAEQWYKASLQRDPNYWPARLALARMYLENGEDEKALTLLERAKEEGIQDIRLSAYLADAYRQSERFAKAVEQINKVIEQYPKNQEYIFIRGRIYFDQGNFDTAREDFNKAYELDPRYHDAYFFVGRTAFEQGDYKKAMKIFRHVLDYRPNEGEFRYWMGRSYEAEERLTQALEEYRKATAVDESYGLTNPQLYVRRGRLLSRLGYSVQGKQDIARALELAPDMTEALIAMGEANYGEQNYDEAIENFEDVLEKRPEHAEVQYKLGMALQYTGKELESVEHLQNAVRYGYDDPEVFRTLGYLYKRMRKNKLAVKSFKEYLKRIATKETVPVATKREMLRQIEELGGSL